The following coding sequences are from one Paenibacillus sp. FSL R5-0912 window:
- a CDS encoding N-acetylglucosamine-6-phosphate deacetylase, with translation MIVDALHYRTGEPVRIRLEGSIIAGIEPLDGPLALPPDELLELPVAAPGLVDLQINGFGGHDFNHPVLTAEAVKEAIRALWTEGITTCYPTVITGAPYTIHGAMRAIARACEEDAAAAATIGGIHLEGPFLSPEDGPRGAHSLEHIRPPSTALFDQWQEAAGGRISIVTMSPEWEGSAEFIRHCVRQGVTVSIGHTSASTSQISEAAAAGARLSTHLGNGAHAVLPRHPNYLWAQLAEEELWCTLIADGFHLPDEVLKVAMKVKGSRALLISDAVALAGLPPGSYDTPVGGRVVLTPEGRLHLAGQPGLLAGSAQLLLRHIARLSAAGLADLPDAWDMASVHPAGFMALPEAAGLAAGAPADIALLQRGSGGLALAALCKAGEWVYRRG, from the coding sequence ATGATTGTGGATGCGCTGCATTACCGTACAGGCGAGCCGGTCCGGATTCGTCTGGAGGGCAGCATCATTGCGGGAATTGAACCGCTGGACGGACCTCTTGCGCTGCCGCCGGACGAGCTGCTGGAGCTGCCGGTAGCCGCGCCCGGCCTGGTAGACCTGCAGATCAACGGCTTCGGCGGCCATGACTTTAATCATCCCGTGCTGACCGCGGAGGCTGTCAAGGAAGCAATCCGCGCCTTGTGGACCGAAGGCATAACCACCTGCTATCCGACCGTGATCACCGGTGCTCCATATACGATTCACGGCGCAATGCGGGCAATTGCCCGGGCCTGCGAAGAGGATGCCGCCGCCGCTGCCACGATTGGCGGCATCCATCTGGAGGGGCCGTTCCTCTCGCCCGAAGACGGACCTCGAGGAGCGCATAGTCTGGAGCATATCCGCCCACCGAGTACAGCCCTGTTCGACCAGTGGCAGGAAGCGGCAGGCGGGCGGATCTCCATCGTGACGATGTCCCCGGAGTGGGAGGGGAGTGCGGAATTCATCCGCCACTGCGTGCGGCAGGGCGTGACGGTCTCTATAGGGCACACCTCGGCAAGCACGTCACAGATCTCGGAGGCGGCCGCTGCCGGAGCGCGGCTGTCCACGCATCTCGGCAATGGGGCGCATGCCGTGCTGCCGCGCCATCCGAATTATCTGTGGGCCCAGCTCGCGGAAGAAGAGCTGTGGTGCACTTTAATCGCCGATGGCTTCCACCTCCCGGATGAGGTGCTGAAGGTGGCGATGAAGGTCAAGGGCAGCCGGGCGCTGCTGATCAGCGATGCCGTTGCCCTCGCCGGCCTGCCGCCCGGCAGCTACGACACGCCGGTCGGCGGCCGCGTCGTGCTGACCCCGGAGGGCCGGCTGCATCTCGCCGGCCAGCCCGGGCTGCTGGCCGGTTCGGCGCAGCTGCTGCTGCGCCACATCGCGCGCCTTAGCGCCGCGGGCCTGGCCGACCTGCCGGACGCCTGGGACATGGCGTCCGTGCACCCGGCAGGCTTCATGGCCCTGCCGGAGGCAGCGGGCCTGGCCGCCGGCGCGCCGGCGGATATTGCGCTGCTCCAGCGGGGCAGCGGGGGGCTGGCGCTGGCGGCGCTCTGCAAAGCCGGCGAATGGGTGTACCGCCGGGGATGA
- a CDS encoding VOC family protein, whose protein sequence is MGYKAGQLFVNLPVSHLQDSINFFTALGFEFNPQYTDENATCMIINDNTFAMLLTKEFFNTFTSKSVVDTAGHTEVILAFSAASRAEVDELVHKALGAGGKPFNDPVDHGFMYNWSFQDIDGHLWEVMYMDENAQ, encoded by the coding sequence GTGGGATATAAGGCAGGCCAGCTATTTGTTAATTTGCCGGTGAGTCATCTGCAGGATTCGATCAACTTTTTTACCGCACTCGGATTTGAGTTCAACCCGCAGTACACGGATGAGAACGCAACATGCATGATTATTAATGACAACACGTTTGCCATGCTGCTGACCAAGGAATTCTTTAACACCTTCACTTCGAAATCGGTTGTGGATACTGCCGGACACACGGAGGTCATTCTCGCCTTCTCCGCAGCAAGCAGGGCAGAGGTGGACGAGCTTGTGCATAAGGCACTTGGGGCCGGCGGCAAACCGTTCAATGATCCTGTCGACCACGGCTTTATGTACAATTGGAGCTTTCAGGATATCGACGGACATCTGTGGGAAGTCATGTATATGGATGAGAACGCGCAATAG
- the tnpA gene encoding IS200/IS605 family transposase codes for MELDTNNHSVFSLHYHLVLVVKYRRKVIDDDISNRLQEIFESIQPNYNITLQEWKHDKDHVHILMKAHPNSDISKFLNAYKSASSRLIKKEFPVIRQQLWKEYFWSRSYCLLTIGGAPIEVIRKYIESQGQK; via the coding sequence GTGGAATTAGACACAAATAATCATTCAGTATTCTCTCTTCATTATCATCTTGTGCTAGTCGTGAAGTACCGCAGAAAAGTAATAGACGATGACATTTCGAATCGGTTACAAGAGATATTTGAGTCTATTCAGCCTAATTACAATATCACCCTGCAGGAATGGAAGCATGACAAGGATCATGTTCACATTCTAATGAAAGCTCACCCCAATAGCGATATTTCTAAATTTCTGAACGCTTATAAGAGTGCATCCTCCCGTCTAATTAAGAAAGAATTTCCTGTAATTCGTCAACAGCTGTGGAAGGAATATTTCTGGTCCAGAAGTTATTGTCTACTGACGATTGGCGGTGCGCCGATTGAAGTCATCCGGAAGTACATCGAATCTCAAGGTCAGAAATGA
- a CDS encoding sugar isomerase domain-containing protein, which translates to MNAKSDIMSAYMESIVELLNEIRSEPRDKLVQVAELLADHIAEDKLVYLYGPGGHSNMNATEVFFRAGGLMHISAILDEGTMISNGALRSMAVERTPGYGTLVIEDNRLGEGDILILANAYGINTACIDAALEARRRGVTTIAVTSVGHAEATPKNHIARHPSGQNLYELCDYVLDSKVKPGDAALHIDGIEPKMGSTSTFANAFLLNSLMMTTAACLGEKGIEVPVWRSGNAPGGDEWNNRFIERFKGRVRWL; encoded by the coding sequence GTGAACGCAAAGTCAGATATTATGTCCGCTTATATGGAAAGCATTGTGGAGCTGCTGAATGAGATACGGAGTGAGCCAAGGGACAAGCTGGTGCAGGTGGCGGAGCTGCTTGCGGATCATATTGCAGAGGATAAGCTGGTCTATCTGTACGGTCCGGGCGGACATTCCAACATGAATGCGACCGAGGTATTCTTCCGCGCAGGCGGCCTGATGCATATCAGCGCTATATTAGATGAAGGCACGATGATCTCGAACGGCGCTCTGCGCTCGATGGCCGTTGAACGTACTCCCGGCTACGGAACACTTGTTATAGAAGATAACCGGCTGGGCGAAGGTGACATCCTGATCCTTGCCAATGCCTACGGCATTAACACCGCTTGTATCGATGCTGCCCTGGAGGCGCGGCGCCGGGGGGTTACAACGATTGCTGTCACCTCTGTCGGCCATGCCGAAGCTACCCCCAAGAATCATATTGCCCGCCATCCTTCGGGGCAGAACCTGTATGAGCTGTGCGACTATGTGCTGGACAGCAAGGTCAAGCCGGGGGATGCTGCCCTGCATATTGACGGCATTGAACCGAAGATGGGCTCGACCTCAACGTTCGCCAACGCTTTCCTGCTGAATTCACTGATGATGACCACGGCGGCCTGTCTCGGGGAAAAAGGGATTGAGGTGCCGGTCTGGCGCAGCGGCAACGCTCCCGGCGGGGATGAATGGAATAACCGCTTCATTGAGCGCTTCAAGGGCCGGGTCCGCTGGCTATGA
- a CDS encoding carbohydrate ABC transporter permease, whose translation MALLGIVFLLPFIWMLSASLKPEADVFKYPIEWIPQTLRASFNYHSVWFGKANFTLYYWNSIKVTALTTLLSVAVSSMAAYGFTKIRFPGRNALFVVVLATYMIPAEATLVPLFIMFRSIGLYDTHLGLILLGGFSVLGTFLLRQFFASLSNEYIESGKIDGAGHIRIFLSILFPLVRPAIATYAILRFIWTWNDFQTPLVFLNSKTLYTLQLGMNAFADRNGAFYSLIMAASVSAIVPLLVVFILGQKQVIEGISLGGVKG comes from the coding sequence ATGGCGCTGCTGGGCATCGTGTTTCTGCTCCCTTTTATATGGATGCTGTCCGCTTCGCTCAAGCCTGAGGCCGATGTGTTCAAATATCCGATCGAATGGATTCCGCAAACCTTACGGGCATCGTTCAACTACCACTCTGTGTGGTTTGGCAAAGCGAACTTTACCCTGTATTATTGGAACTCCATCAAAGTCACAGCACTCACGACACTCCTGTCCGTAGCCGTCTCCAGTATGGCCGCTTACGGCTTCACCAAAATCCGCTTCCCGGGCAGAAACGCATTATTTGTGGTGGTGCTTGCCACTTACATGATCCCTGCGGAAGCCACGCTGGTGCCGCTGTTCATCATGTTCCGCTCCATCGGCCTGTATGACACGCATCTGGGCCTGATTCTGCTGGGCGGGTTCAGCGTACTGGGAACCTTCCTGCTCCGCCAGTTTTTCGCCTCACTCTCGAATGAATACATCGAATCCGGGAAGATAGACGGAGCGGGCCATATCCGCATTTTCCTCTCCATTCTGTTTCCGCTGGTCCGGCCGGCGATTGCCACTTATGCCATTCTGCGGTTTATCTGGACCTGGAATGATTTTCAGACGCCGCTGGTCTTCCTGAACAGCAAGACGCTCTATACCCTTCAGCTTGGCATGAATGCCTTCGCCGACCGTAACGGCGCATTCTACTCCCTTATCATGGCGGCTTCCGTCTCGGCAATTGTGCCGTTGCTGGTAGTGTTCATCCTCGGCCAGAAGCAGGTCATCGAAGGTATTTCCTTGGGGGGGGTGAAGGGGTGA
- a CDS encoding glucosamine-6-phosphate deaminase, giving the protein MLKVTPIHTEMAGSMLVRVFENRRMLGEAAGREAAAAIRALLASKTTVRMIFAAAPSQNEFLAELAEAPDLDWSRITAFHMDEYLGLPEGSPQSFGSFLREALFDKVKPGRVHYINPAADLEAECERYGRLLAEAPIDIVCLGIGENGHLAFNDPPVADFHDPRLVKAVTLDAACRTQQVNDGCFASLEEVPQQALTLTIPVLLSAKWLFCMVPGPTKRGAVTRTLHESVSTACPSTILRSHGDCRLFVDTDSFGAVVR; this is encoded by the coding sequence ATGCTGAAAGTGACACCAATCCATACCGAAATGGCAGGTTCCATGCTGGTGCGTGTATTTGAGAACCGGCGGATGCTCGGAGAGGCGGCCGGACGTGAAGCTGCGGCTGCAATCCGCGCCTTGCTGGCTTCCAAGACTACGGTCAGAATGATCTTCGCCGCCGCACCTTCCCAGAATGAATTCCTTGCCGAGCTTGCTGAAGCGCCGGATCTGGACTGGAGCCGGATTACGGCGTTCCATATGGACGAATATCTCGGTCTCCCGGAAGGCTCGCCGCAGAGCTTCGGCAGCTTCCTCCGGGAAGCGCTGTTCGACAAGGTGAAGCCGGGCAGGGTTCATTATATTAATCCTGCCGCTGACCTTGAAGCTGAATGTGAGCGATATGGCAGGCTGCTGGCGGAAGCTCCTATAGATATTGTCTGCCTCGGCATTGGGGAGAACGGCCATCTGGCCTTCAATGACCCGCCGGTGGCGGATTTCCATGATCCCCGGCTGGTCAAAGCGGTCACTCTCGATGCCGCCTGCCGCACCCAGCAGGTGAATGACGGATGCTTCGCCAGTCTGGAGGAGGTTCCGCAGCAGGCACTGACCCTGACGATCCCTGTATTGCTGTCCGCCAAGTGGCTGTTCTGTATGGTTCCGGGCCCGACGAAGCGTGGTGCAGTTACCCGTACACTGCATGAATCTGTCTCCACGGCCTGTCCGTCCACAATCCTGCGCAGCCACGGGGATTGCCGGCTGTTTGTGGACACGGATTCCTTCGGAGCGGTTGTGCGATGA
- a CDS encoding carbohydrate ABC transporter permease: MKTSVALPQSRENPVNRRNKRKWKEIGMGYLFTGPMLLGVIVFTLIPMMFSFVLSFTKWSFVTGFDKIRWNGLDNFRQLFQDEVFLKSLGNNFIMLLAVPVGMAIALILGVIITGHVYAPGAFKVIYFMPQISSVVAVAVVWQVLFHPSYGPVNGFLMALGVDNPPKWLADPSYALPSVMLLMIWIDLGVSLIIYIAGIKNIPADLYEAATIDGASKFAQFRSITFPLLTPTTFFLLVTGIIGNFKSFALVKVLTEGGPANSTSVVVYDMYQTAFVDLQTGYASSMVMILFVIVLAITGLQWLGQRYWVNY, from the coding sequence TTGAAGACGTCAGTTGCCTTGCCACAGTCCCGGGAGAATCCGGTCAACCGCCGAAACAAACGGAAATGGAAAGAAATAGGGATGGGTTATCTGTTCACAGGGCCCATGCTGCTTGGAGTTATTGTATTTACGCTGATCCCTATGATGTTCTCCTTCGTACTCAGCTTCACCAAGTGGTCGTTCGTCACCGGGTTTGACAAGATCCGCTGGAACGGACTGGACAATTTCCGCCAGCTGTTTCAGGATGAAGTGTTTCTGAAGTCACTGGGCAATAATTTCATTATGCTGCTGGCGGTACCGGTGGGAATGGCTATAGCGTTGATCCTGGGGGTGATTATTACGGGTCATGTCTACGCCCCGGGTGCGTTCAAGGTCATCTATTTCATGCCCCAGATTTCCAGTGTCGTCGCTGTCGCAGTAGTGTGGCAGGTTCTGTTCCATCCCTCCTACGGTCCGGTTAACGGCTTCCTGATGGCACTCGGAGTGGACAACCCGCCCAAATGGCTGGCCGATCCATCGTATGCGCTTCCATCGGTTATGCTGCTGATGATCTGGATAGACCTTGGGGTCTCGCTGATTATCTACATTGCCGGGATCAAGAATATTCCTGCCGATCTGTATGAAGCGGCGACGATCGACGGTGCCTCGAAGTTCGCCCAGTTCCGCTCCATTACTTTTCCGCTGCTGACGCCGACGACCTTTTTCCTGCTGGTAACCGGAATTATCGGCAATTTCAAATCCTTCGCGCTGGTTAAGGTGCTGACGGAGGGTGGTCCGGCCAACTCTACTTCGGTTGTGGTCTACGACATGTATCAGACCGCATTTGTGGATCTTCAGACGGGCTATGCTTCCTCCATGGTCATGATTCTGTTCGTTATCGTACTCGCCATCACCGGCTTGCAGTGGCTGGGACAGCGTTATTGGGTCAATTACTAG
- a CDS encoding YdeI/OmpD-associated family protein has product MSTENWIAATSREELRNWLLVNSTAEPFCWVEATMKPVPGTLLYLDAVEEALCFGWIDGVKKVNAEAKLVQRLSPRSRRSSWTELNKERVRRLEKLGLMREEGRRVLPDMDIRSFRIDKVIEEKLKEEPQVYENFMTFPALYRRVRIDTIQSYIHQPEVFQRRLDKFIVNTRANTMYGQWHDNGRLLEY; this is encoded by the coding sequence ATGAGCACAGAAAATTGGATTGCGGCTACATCAAGGGAAGAGTTGCGGAACTGGCTGCTGGTGAACAGCACGGCTGAACCCTTTTGTTGGGTTGAAGCGACTATGAAGCCAGTCCCGGGTACGCTGCTGTACCTGGACGCCGTTGAAGAAGCTTTGTGCTTCGGCTGGATCGATGGGGTGAAGAAGGTGAACGCTGAAGCAAAGCTGGTGCAGAGGCTCTCTCCCCGCAGCAGACGGAGTTCATGGACTGAGCTTAACAAAGAGCGTGTCCGCCGCCTTGAGAAGCTGGGCTTGATGCGTGAGGAAGGACGGCGGGTCCTTCCTGATATGGATATCCGCTCTTTTAGAATAGACAAGGTTATCGAAGAGAAGCTGAAGGAGGAACCGCAGGTGTATGAGAACTTCATGACCTTTCCGGCGCTCTACCGGCGGGTGCGGATCGATACCATACAAAGCTATATCCATCAGCCAGAAGTGTTTCAGCGCAGACTGGATAAATTCATCGTAAACACCAGAGCCAATACAATGTACGGCCAATGGCATGATAACGGGCGCCTGCTGGAGTATTAA
- a CDS encoding response regulator transcription factor — MYSVMLVDDDYPVLDFLSAMIPWNELGLTLHSACKNGLVALEKAQAGMPDIVITDIGMPYMDGIELIRELKLMNEDLRVVVLSCMDDFTYAQQAVKLMVSDYILKEMMSRELITGLLQEIGDDLRRRDAERAQTLKWKSMAENQKVLLKQSVLRRIAARELPDTEWLPDAAELGIVPDLTANVAVLCRVSGSTGEPVRDDLALMALVESAAEAVLQDGTAAVCLPYSGRDCVLVFTGGMGNGASAGHISMLGKLRSAVQSMPGVGASFQYLCIPPGSGHFREGIITLLTQGRENAFYLKPGELTGLKELQPFTGEDLFLHYTEASREIREAFLEESAGRLEELLSKWMDYIRLKRFAPRQVKEWMLKLLYDNQMRLMARQQFQSTFSLEMLHDTITAIEHIDSLEEWSLQFFYERLPVIREMYQETRRDEIKKVKQYVDRHLNRKITLEEVAEYTHLNSSYFSRLFKKETGMSFIHYVTHTKMEHAKELLDQSPQSVEQVAEQLGYENKSYFTKLFKLHTGLTPGEFRGEEGTRNGQPQGTGRHYSC, encoded by the coding sequence ATGTATAGCGTGATGCTGGTGGATGATGATTATCCGGTACTGGACTTTCTCTCGGCAATGATTCCCTGGAACGAGCTTGGACTGACCCTTCATTCGGCCTGCAAAAATGGTCTGGTTGCCCTGGAGAAAGCGCAGGCCGGTATGCCGGATATTGTGATAACGGATATTGGAATGCCCTATATGGACGGCATTGAGCTGATCCGCGAGCTGAAGCTGATGAACGAAGACTTACGCGTTGTGGTGCTGTCATGTATGGATGATTTCACGTATGCACAGCAGGCGGTGAAGCTGATGGTGAGCGATTACATTCTCAAGGAGATGATGAGCCGCGAGCTGATTACCGGGCTGCTGCAGGAGATTGGCGATGATCTGCGCCGCAGGGACGCGGAGAGAGCCCAGACATTGAAGTGGAAAAGCATGGCGGAGAACCAAAAGGTGCTGCTGAAGCAGAGTGTGCTGCGGCGGATTGCCGCCCGGGAGCTGCCGGACACCGAATGGCTTCCGGATGCCGCCGAGCTGGGGATTGTACCCGATTTGACAGCGAATGTAGCCGTCCTATGCCGGGTCAGCGGCAGTACCGGGGAGCCGGTCCGGGATGATCTTGCGCTCATGGCACTGGTGGAATCCGCCGCCGAAGCGGTGCTTCAGGATGGAACGGCCGCAGTATGTCTGCCTTACAGCGGACGGGACTGCGTGCTGGTCTTCACCGGAGGGATGGGCAATGGCGCAAGTGCCGGCCATATCTCCATGCTCGGCAAGCTGCGTTCCGCGGTTCAGAGCATGCCGGGGGTAGGGGCTTCTTTTCAATATCTGTGTATTCCGCCCGGCAGCGGGCATTTCCGTGAAGGGATTATAACGCTGTTAACGCAAGGGCGGGAGAATGCCTTTTATCTGAAGCCGGGCGAGCTTACCGGGCTGAAGGAGCTCCAGCCGTTCACCGGTGAGGATCTGTTCCTGCATTACACCGAAGCCTCCCGGGAGATCCGCGAAGCCTTCCTGGAGGAATCGGCCGGGCGGTTAGAGGAATTGCTGTCCAAATGGATGGACTATATCCGGTTGAAGCGCTTTGCTCCACGCCAGGTCAAGGAATGGATGCTCAAACTGCTCTACGATAACCAGATGCGGCTGATGGCCCGTCAACAGTTCCAGTCGACCTTCTCCCTGGAGATGCTGCATGACACTATCACTGCCATTGAGCATATCGACAGTCTGGAAGAGTGGTCCCTGCAATTCTTCTATGAACGTCTGCCGGTGATCCGTGAGATGTACCAGGAGACCCGGCGGGATGAGATCAAGAAGGTGAAGCAGTATGTGGACCGCCATCTGAACCGTAAAATTACGCTGGAGGAGGTCGCCGAATACACTCATTTGAATTCGAGCTATTTCAGCCGCCTGTTCAAGAAAGAAACCGGGATGAGCTTCATCCACTATGTTACCCACACCAAGATGGAGCATGCCAAAGAGCTGCTGGACCAGTCTCCGCAGAGTGTGGAGCAGGTCGCTGAGCAGCTGGGCTACGAGAACAAAAGCTATTTCACCAAGCTGTTCAAGCTGCATACAGGCCTTACCCCGGGTGAATTCCGGGGCGAAGAAGGGACAAGGAACGGACAACCACAAGGGACAGGGAGGCACTACTCATGCTGA
- a CDS encoding ABC transporter substrate-binding protein → MKKNGFALIWITVLLVALAGCGNSNNTNNASPTNSSTAAPEAAESAAPSAEPVTIKVANWSPAADMEPVLQAYEDSHPGITLEYVELADNGDSVAGMKKLDLLVASGENLDVVFMPGATDYSQRAGLGLLAPLNDLISKEGITLADEYTIDPSVDGQVYALPDTLENYFVLLNKDKLDAAGLAVPTEWSWDDYLDYSAKLTSGSGPSKTFGTYFHTWAMYWELAIINQEKDNNLVNNGIVNIDSAGIRQSLELRSKAEESGVAVPYADTISQKLAYRSEFFTGHAAMIVTGNWMIGEAGGSEEFPATFTTAFAPMPSNSAGQPAGVSIANGNYVGILEKSEHQQEAYDFIRWYSTEGEQMQNVYSAWKKQDVDQYIAGVKSSAMSPDMIDETSLAYVIKNAKPAPLSVPPTYQGELETAFTKETELYILKQQDLETTISKAQAELQKIVDANK, encoded by the coding sequence ATGAAAAAGAATGGTTTCGCGTTGATATGGATCACCGTACTCCTTGTAGCCCTGGCGGGCTGCGGCAATTCGAACAACACTAATAATGCATCTCCCACTAATAGCAGTACTGCTGCACCTGAGGCGGCTGAGAGTGCCGCACCATCCGCAGAGCCTGTAACCATTAAGGTTGCCAACTGGTCACCTGCGGCGGATATGGAGCCTGTGCTGCAGGCTTATGAGGATTCCCATCCGGGAATTACACTGGAATACGTGGAGCTGGCTGACAACGGCGATTCCGTGGCCGGGATGAAGAAGCTGGATCTCCTCGTTGCTTCCGGCGAGAACCTGGACGTTGTGTTCATGCCGGGTGCAACCGACTACTCACAGCGTGCGGGACTCGGACTGCTTGCACCGCTGAATGACCTGATCAGCAAAGAAGGCATCACGTTGGCGGATGAATATACGATTGATCCTTCCGTAGACGGACAGGTGTATGCACTTCCAGATACCCTGGAGAATTATTTCGTCCTGCTGAACAAGGACAAGCTGGATGCGGCTGGACTGGCTGTGCCTACGGAATGGAGCTGGGATGACTATCTTGACTATTCCGCTAAGCTGACCAGTGGCAGCGGGCCGTCCAAGACCTTCGGCACTTATTTCCATACCTGGGCTATGTACTGGGAGCTGGCCATTATCAACCAGGAGAAGGACAACAACCTGGTCAATAACGGCATCGTAAATATTGACAGTGCGGGTATACGCCAATCCCTGGAGCTGCGCAGCAAGGCAGAGGAATCCGGAGTTGCCGTGCCGTATGCGGATACCATTTCCCAGAAGCTGGCTTACCGCTCGGAGTTCTTCACCGGACATGCCGCGATGATTGTGACCGGTAACTGGATGATTGGAGAAGCGGGCGGATCGGAGGAGTTCCCGGCTACGTTCACCACTGCGTTTGCACCGATGCCGTCCAATAGCGCGGGTCAGCCTGCCGGAGTCAGCATTGCCAACGGCAACTATGTGGGCATTCTGGAGAAATCGGAGCATCAGCAGGAGGCTTATGATTTCATCCGCTGGTATTCCACTGAGGGCGAGCAGATGCAGAATGTATACTCCGCATGGAAGAAGCAGGATGTGGATCAATACATCGCCGGGGTGAAGTCCTCTGCCATGAGCCCGGATATGATTGACGAAACCTCGCTGGCCTACGTAATCAAGAATGCCAAGCCGGCTCCGCTGAGTGTGCCACCGACGTATCAGGGCGAGCTGGAAACTGCTTTTACTAAAGAAACCGAGCTGTACATCCTGAAACAGCAGGACTTGGAGACTACAATCAGCAAAGCGCAAGCTGAACTGCAAAAGATTGTGGATGCCAATAAGTAA
- a CDS encoding sensor histidine kinase yields the protein MLPKGWKLGFRNKLLVASLLCLLLPASITLYISNSYTEHILRSQVVQNERRSLEQESMYISNLLSNLVLVSNYIQFDPGITLILKENWQRSKLHQPDTAKNVLEFTEVTEKLISVTSMMEKTFVTVLTSDGQYYSNDSYAKLDVGALMLQPWMEKARQQPAFELYWAGVLDNYIPTRAVTSPQVLTIARNLKLSSNSTYATVIISIAESRISQIFNDNREGQETLLIGPDGTVIASRDKARLGQPFALAHELTGTADSRFMDYRNEQYLLSSLDIPYGNYRIVSLSPYREAVSQISATHRWSTAVQIMSGAFFLLILVLLVRQFTKPVIKLDSVAARVEQGELGIRSGVRGYDEIGRLGKSFDHMLDRVEKMIIQIKVEQAQKRKAELAMLQSQINPHFLFNILNSIRLRIMMRGDEENAELLFSLSRLLRMTIQQRDEYTTLHDELHIVRSYVELLNFRQADEVTLDTDCTSESLGLKIPRFLLQPVIENAYIHGLRQESGRILIRTWTQDTRLLIAIEDNGRGMDEVTLNRLRAEVGSEPPELETMPSSRLAHIGMSNVYERLYLTYGSAFQVTIDSIPGQGTTFLFVLPEEIPDQG from the coding sequence TTGCTGCCAAAAGGATGGAAACTCGGTTTTCGCAACAAGCTGCTCGTCGCTTCCTTGCTCTGTCTGCTGCTTCCCGCCTCCATTACCCTGTATATTTCCAATTCCTATACCGAGCACATCCTCCGTTCCCAGGTGGTTCAGAATGAACGCCGTTCGCTGGAGCAGGAGAGCATGTATATCTCGAACCTTCTCAGCAATCTGGTGCTGGTGTCGAATTACATTCAGTTCGATCCCGGGATCACGCTTATTCTCAAAGAAAATTGGCAGCGCAGTAAGCTGCACCAGCCGGATACAGCCAAAAATGTTCTGGAATTTACAGAGGTTACCGAGAAGCTGATTAGCGTTACCTCCATGATGGAAAAAACGTTTGTCACCGTGCTCACCTCGGATGGCCAATATTATTCAAACGATTCTTACGCCAAGCTGGATGTCGGCGCCCTGATGCTTCAGCCCTGGATGGAAAAAGCCCGGCAGCAGCCTGCCTTCGAGCTGTACTGGGCGGGTGTGCTGGATAACTATATCCCGACTAGAGCGGTTACCAGCCCTCAGGTGCTAACGATTGCCCGCAATCTGAAGCTGTCCTCCAATTCAACCTATGCCACAGTCATCATCAGTATCGCCGAGAGCCGGATCAGCCAGATCTTTAATGACAACCGTGAGGGCCAGGAGACGCTGCTGATCGGGCCTGACGGAACGGTAATAGCTTCCCGGGACAAGGCGCGGCTGGGTCAGCCTTTTGCACTCGCGCATGAACTGACGGGTACAGCCGATTCGCGGTTTATGGATTACCGGAATGAACAATATCTGCTCAGCAGTCTGGATATTCCCTACGGGAACTACCGGATTGTAAGTCTGTCGCCTTATCGTGAGGCGGTCAGCCAAATCAGTGCAACCCACCGCTGGAGTACAGCCGTGCAGATTATGTCTGGAGCTTTTTTCCTGCTGATCCTGGTTCTGCTGGTCCGTCAATTCACGAAGCCGGTGATCAAGCTGGACAGTGTGGCTGCCAGAGTGGAGCAGGGCGAGCTTGGCATCCGTTCCGGAGTCCGCGGGTATGACGAGATCGGGCGGCTTGGCAAGTCTTTTGACCATATGCTGGACCGGGTAGAGAAGATGATCATTCAGATTAAGGTCGAGCAGGCGCAGAAGCGCAAGGCTGAGCTTGCGATGCTGCAGTCGCAGATCAATCCGCATTTCCTGTTCAATATTCTTAATTCCATCCGCCTGCGCATTATGATGCGGGGAGATGAAGAGAATGCGGAGCTGCTGTTCTCGCTGTCCCGGCTGCTGCGGATGACTATTCAACAGCGTGATGAGTACACTACTCTGCATGATGAGCTGCATATTGTCAGGAGTTATGTGGAGCTGCTGAATTTCCGTCAGGCCGATGAAGTTACGCTGGATACAGACTGCACCTCGGAGAGCCTTGGGCTGAAAATCCCGCGCTTCCTGCTGCAGCCGGTTATCGAGAATGCTTACATTCACGGCCTGCGCCAGGAGAGTGGACGCATTCTGATCCGCACCTGGACCCAGGACACACGGCTGCTCATCGCGATTGAAGATAACGGCCGGGGCATGGATGAGGTGACCCTGAACCGGCTTCGGGCAGAGGTTGGCTCCGAGCCGCCGGAGCTGGAAACCATGCCGTCCAGCAGACTGGCTCATATCGGAATGTCGAACGTATACGAGCGTCTGTATCTGACCTATGGTTCAGCCTTCCAGGTTACCATTGACAGTATCCCCGGACAAGGGACAACCTTCCTGTTTGTGCTTCCTGAAGAAATTCCGGATCAAGGTTAG